CGATGATCAGGATGGCGTTTTTCGCCGACAGGCCGATCAGGGTGATCAGGCCGACCTTGAAGAACACATCGTTGGGCATGCCGCGCAGGGTTACCGCCAGCACCGCACCCAACACGCCGAGTGGCACCACCAGCAACACGGCGGTGGGGATCGACCAGCTTTCGTACAGCGCCGCCAGGCACAGGAACACCACCAGCAGCGACAGCGCCATCAGCAGCGGTGCCTGGCTGCCCGACAAGCGCTCCTGCAACGACAGCCCAGTCCATTCAAGGCCTGCACCCGCGGGCAACTGGGCCACCAGCCGTTCGACTTCGGCCATGGCCTCGCCCGAGCTGTAGCCGGCCGCCGGCTCGCCGGAGATCGACACGGCCGGGTAGCCGTTGTACCGGGTGAGCTGTACCGGGCCGCTGACCCATTTGGCCTGCACGAATGCCCCCAATGGCACCATCTTGCCGCTGCTGTTGCGCACGTGGATTTTCAGCAGGTCTTCCACCTGGCTGCGCTGGTCACCCTCGGCCTGCACCACCACCCGCTGCATGCGCCCCTGGTTGGGGAAGTCGTTCACGTAGTTGGAGCCCACCGCGGTGTTCAGCACTTCACCAATATCGGCAAACGACACGCCCAGCGCATTGGCCTGGCGCCGGTCGACTTCCAGTTGCACCTGTGGGCTTTCCGCCAGCGAGGCTTCACGCACGTTGGCCAGCACCTTGCTCTTGCCGGCGTTGGCCAACAGTTCGTCGCGGGCGGCCATCAGCGCGGCATGGCCCAGGCCGCCCCGGTCCTGCAAACGGAACTCGAAACCGGTGGATTCGCCCAAGCCGTCGATGGGCGGCGGCAGCACGGAGAAGGCCACGGCATCCCTGATCTGGCTGAAGGCCTGGGTCGCACGGTCGGCGATGGACTGTGCGCTGTCCTCCCCCCCACGCTCGGACCAGTCCTTGAGCGTGGTGAACGTCAAGGCAGCGTTCTGGCCGCTGCCCGAGAAGCTGAAGCCCAGAATCACGGTGGTGTTGCCAACCCCGGGTTCCCCGGCGTTGTGCGCCTCGATCTGCGCCGCCACGTGCTCGGTGCGCATGCGGCTGGCACCCGGTGGCAGTTGCACGTCGGTGATGGTGTAACCCTGGTCTTCGGTGGGCAGGAAGGCGGTGGGCAATTGGCTGAAGCCATAACCCAGCACGCCCAGCAGCACCGCGTACACCAGCAGGTAGCGGCCACTGCGCCTGAGCGCCTGCATCACCCAGCGCTGGTAGCCGTTGCTCACCGCTTCGAAGCCGCGGTTGAAACCGCCGAAAAAGCCTTTGCGGGCGTGCTGCTCGCCTTTGGCCACCGGTTTGAGCAGCGTGGCGCACAGGGCCGGGGTCAGGCTCAGGGCCAAAAACGCCGAGAACAGGATCGACACCGCCATGGACACCGAAAACTGCTGGTAGATCACGCCCACCGAGCCTTTCATGAAGGCCATCGGCAAGAACACCGCCACCAGCACCAGGGTGATGCCGATGATGGCGCCGCTGATCTGGCCCATGGCCTTGCGTGTAGCCTCTTTAGGCGGCAAGCCTTCCTCGGCCATGATCCGCTCGACGTTCTCCACCACCACGATGGCATCGTCCACCAGGATGCCAATGGCCAGCACCATGCCGAACAGCGTCAGCACGTTGACCGAAAAGCCCATGGCCAGCATCACGGCGAAAGTGCCTGCCAGCGCCACGGGCACCACCAGGGTCGGGATCAGTGTGTAGCGCAGGTTCTGCAGGAACAGGAACATCACCGCAAACACCAGCAGCATGGCTTCGAACAGGGTGTTGATGACCTGCTGGATCGACACCTTGACGAAGGGCGAGGTGTCGTAAGGGATGTCCCACTTCACGCCCTCGGGGAAGTAGGGCGCCAGTTGCTCCATTTTCTCGCGCACCAGAGTGGCGGTTTGCATGGCATTGGCGCCCGGCGCCAGCTGCACGGCAAAGGCCGTGGCCGGTTTGCCGTTCAGGCGTGTGCCGTATTGGTATTCCTGGGCGCCGACTTCCACCCGCGCGACATCACCGATGGTCACGCTGGACCCGTCCGGGTTGGCCCGCAGCACGATGGCGGCGAATTCTTCGGGCGTGCTCAACTGGCCCTTGACCAACACGTTGGCGGTGATTTCCTGGGTGCCGCGTGCGGGCAGGTCGCCGATGCTGCCGGGGGCAACCTGGGCGTTCTGCGCGGCGATGGCGTTGGCCACGTCGTTGGGCGTGAGGTTGAAGCCAATCAGCTTGCGTGGGTCGATCCAGATGCGCATGGCGCGTTCGGAGCCATACAGCTGCGCCTTGCCCACACCCTTGAGGCGGCGGATTTCGTTCATCACGTTGCGCGCCAGAATGTCGGACAACGCGGTTTCATCCAGGCTGCCGTCTTCGGAGGTGAGGGTGCCGAGCAGCAGGAAGCCCGTGGACACCTTTTCCACCTGCAAGCCCTGCTGGGTCACCGGGCGCGGCAAGCGTGACTCCACCACCTTGAGGCGGTTTTGCACATCCACCTGGGCCAGGTCCGGGTGCGTGCCCGGCTCGAAGGTGGCGGTAATGGTGGCGCTGCCCAGGCTGCTTTGCGATTCGAAGTACAGCAGATTGTCGGCGCCGTTGAGCTCCTGCTCGATCAGGCTCACCACGCTTTCGTCCATGGTCGCGGCCGAGGCGCCGGGGTACACGGCGTAGATTTCCACCTGCGGTGGCGCCACGTTGGGGTACTGCGCAACCGGTAGCTGCGGGATGGCCAGCGCACCGGCCAGCAGGATGAACAGCGCGACCACCCAGGCGAAAATCGGGCGGTCGATGAAGAACTGCGGCATGGGTCAGGCCCTCACTGGCCGTTGTGCTGGGCGATGGGCGCGTTGCCCGTGGAGGCGTCGACCTGAACTTGGTCACCGGCCTTGACGTGCTGCAGGCCTTCGACCACCACGCGCTCGCCGGGTGCCAGGCCCTCGCTGACGACCCAGCGGTCGCCCAGCGCGTTGCCCAGGGTGACCGGGCGTTCGCTGATTTGGGCCTGGGCATCGACCACCAACACTTTGGGCACGCCAGCGCTGTCACGCAGAATTGCCCGTTGCGGCACGCTCAGGCCCTTGGGCTGCACCGCTTGCTGCAGGCGCACGCGCACGTAGCTGCCGGGCAGCAGGTCGAGGTCAGGGTTGGGGAATTCGCTGCGCAGGGTGATCTGATTGGTGCTGGGGTCGACGCTGATGTCCGAGAACAGCAGCTTGCCAGGCAGCGGGTAGGCGCTGCCGTCGTCCTGGATCAGCGTGGCGCGGGCCTCGCTGGCACCGGCCTGTTGCAATTCACCGGCCCGCAGCGCGCGGCGCAGGGCGTTCAGCTCGCGGGTGGACTGGGTGATGTCGGCGTGGATCGGGTCCAGTTGCTGGATGGTGGCCAGCGGCGTGGTTTCGTTTTGCCCCACCAGTGCGCCCTCGGTCACCAGTGCGCGGCCGATGCGCCCGGCAATGGGGGCGGTGACGGTGGCGTAGCCGAGGTTCAGGCGGGCCCGTTCCAGGGCCGCCTTGGCTTCGGCCACGGCGGCGTCCGCTTGCAGGAAAGCAGCCCGGGCGTTGTCGTATTCCTGGCGGCTGACGGCCTTGTCGTCCACCAACTGGCGGTAGCGCTGCTCCTGCAGGCGCGCCTGGTACAGGTTGGCCTGGGCCTTGGCCAGCGTGGCGCGGGCGCTGTCGTGGTCGGCCTTGAACGGGGCCGGGTCGATCAGGAACAGCACATCGCCCTGCTTGACGTCGCTGCCTTCGCGGTAGACCCGCTTGAGCACCACACCGGCCACCCGGGCGCGCACTTCGGCGGTGCGCGGGGCGAGGATGCGGCCGCTGAGCTCGGTGCTGATGGCCAGGGGTTGCAGTTGCAGGGTTTCGACGCGTACCTGGGGCACAGGTGGTTTGGCGGCCTGTTCGGTGGCGTCGTTGCAACCGGCCAGTGCCAGCAGCGCCAAGAGCGCAACGGGGCGCAGGCGAAGGGGGGGAATGATAGGCATACGGATCTTCCGATGATGACCGGGTGCATGCTACGGCAGGAACGACAGTGATGGCTGTTAGCAGCTGTAGGATGTGTGTGAAAAAGTGTGAAGATTAGCCCTGCGTCGGCCTGGGGATCTATATTGTGCCTGTCTGTGCCGGCCTCTTCGCGGGTTTACCCGCGAAGAGGCCGGTGAAGTTTTCACTCGCCCATGTTGCAACCCTCTATGCCAAACATCCTCCTGGTAGAAGACGACAGCGCCTTGTCCGAACTCATCGCCAGCTACCTGCAACGTAACGAATTCCATGTCCGGGTGATCGCCCGGGGCGACCATGTGCTGGAGGCCTTCCACCAGGACAAGCCCGACCTGGTCATCCTCGACCTGATGCTGCCCGGCATCGACGGCCTGCAGGTGTGCCGGCTGCTGCGCCAGGCCTCGCTGAGCCTGCCAATCCTGATGCTCACTGCCCGCGATGACAGCCACGACCACGTGCTGGGCCTGGAAATGGGCGCCGACGACTACGTGACCAAACCCTGCGAGCCACGGGTGCTGCTGGCCCGGGTGCGCACCTTGCTGCGGCGCAGCAGCGTCAATGAACCGCGGCTGGACAGCGACCAGATTCTGATCGGTGGCCTGCGCATCGACCTGGCCGAGCGCCTGGTCAGCTGGCGGGGCGAAGAGGTGGAACTGTCCAGCGGCGAATACAACCTGCTGGTGGTGCTGGCGCGCAACGCGGGCGAAGTGCTCAGCCGCGACCGCATCCTGCAGCAGTTGCGCGGCATCGAGTTCAACGGCACTGACCGTTCGGTGGACGTGGCCATTTCCAAGCTGCGCCGCAAGTTCGACGACAGCGCCGGTGAAGCCCGCAAGATCAAGACCGTGTGGGGCAAGGGCTACCTGTTCAGCCGCGTCGAGTGGGAGTGCTGAAGCCCCATGCTGAAGATCCTGGTGCGCCTGTACCTGGTGATCATCGTTGCCTATGCCGGTGCGTTGCTGTTGATCCCCGACACCATCGTCGGCCTGTTCCATGACCGCTTCATGGCCTACAACCTGGACCAGGCCAAGGGTGTGCAAACCCTGATCGTGCGCCAGTTCAGGCAAACCCCGCGCGAGCAGTGGCCGGCGGTGCAGCAGGACCTGGCCAAGGCGTTCGCGCCGCTCGAACTCACCTTGCAGCGCATCGACCAGGCTGGCTTGAGTACGGCCGAGCGCGCCCGCCTGGAGCACGGTTTGTTCGCGGTGCGGATTGCCGAGTGGGGCTACTACGAAACAGTGCTGGCGCCGCTGGACGATCAATGGTTGGTCAGCCTGCACGCACCGCCGGACCCGTTCGACATCAACGTGCTGTCGTGGGGCGTGACGGTGCTGATCGGCGCCGCCATGCTCGGCTGCCTGCTGCTGTGGGTGTGGCCGCACTGGCGCGACCTGGAGCGCCTGAAGGAAACCGCCCGGCGCCTGGGCCAAGGCCAGATGGCCGAGCGCACGCACATTTCGCCGCATTCTAACATCGGCGAGCTGGCGGGGGTGTTCGACACCATGGCCAGCGACCTGGAGCGCCACGTCAACCAGCAGCGCGAACTGCTCAATGCGGTGTCCCACGAGCTGCGCACGCCGCTCACCCGCCTGGACTTCGGCCTGGTGCTGCTGTTTGACGAGGTGCCGCCCACCAGCCGCAAACGCCTGCTGGAACTGGTCGGCCATGTGCGCGAACTGGACGAACTGGTGCTCGAGTTGCTGTCCTACAGCCGGTTGTACAATGCTGACCAGGCGCGTGAGCGGGTGGAAGTGTCGTTGCTGGAGCTGGTCGACAGCGTGCTGGGTGGCTTCGCCGAAGAACTCGACAGCCGCGGCATCCAGTGGGAGGTACGCGCCGAAGAAGGCCTGCCGCGCTTTGTACTCGACCCGCGGCTGACTGCCCGGGCGGTGCAGAACCTGGTGCGCAACGCCATGCGCTATTGCGACCAGAGCCTGCTGCTGCGTTTGCGTCTGGAAGCGGACGGCGCGTGCCTGCTGACCGTCGAGGATGACGGCATCGGCATTCCGGCCGAAGAGCGGGAGCGGATCTTCCAGCCGTTCTACCGCCTGGACCGCAGCCGCGACCGCAGCACCGGCGGCTTTGGACTGGGCCTGGCGATCAGCCGGCGGGCGATCGAGGGGCAGGGCGGCACCCTGACGGTGGCGCAGTCGGCCTTGGGCGGCGCGCAGTTCAGGATTCGCTTGCCAGCCGGCTAGACCACAGCACGTAGCGGTCCTTGCCGGTGTGCTTGGCCTCGTACAGGGCCTGGTCGGCCTTGATCAGGGCCATGGTCAGGGTGTCGTCGTCGTTGATATGGGCCAGGCCGATACTGATGGTCACCGGGTGCTCGCCCGTGTCTTCGCGCACGCGCTGGCACAGGTCGCTGACCTGCTGCTCGGCCGCGGGCTGGTCCAGGCCCTGAAAGATCACGGCGAACTCCTCGCCGCCCAGCCTGGCGAACTCCTGGCCGGCCATCGCTGCGCGGATGTGCACGGCTACACGCTTGAGCACTTCGTCACCAACGTCATGGCCAAAGCGGTCGTTGACCTTCTTGAAGTTGTCGATGTCGATCATCGCCAGGTATTGCCCGGGTGCGGCGGCCTTGAGTTGCCGCTCGGCCTTGAGCATGAACGAGCGGCGGTTGGGGATGTCGGTCAGCACGTCCACGTAGGCTTGTTCCAGCAGCATCTTGGACATGTAGTAGTTGTGCAGTTTGGTCTGGCGCAGGCGCAGGTAGCTGTAGATCACCAGGCCGCTGAGGAAGATTGCGTAGCTCAGCACCATGGCGGCTTCCAGGTCGTCCAGGTCGATATTGGTGTCGTAGAAAGGGTTGAGCATGGCCCAGGTGATGGCCATTGCGCAGAAGAACGACCAGCGCCGCACCGGCAGCACCGACACGCTGTACAGCACCGTGGAGGTGCCCAGCGCCAGCCATACCGGGCGCAGGGCAATGGGGATGCCTTCGATGACCAGGCGCATGCCCAAGGTGATGACGGTGATGAACAGCAGGTTGAGCACATCGAAATGGTGGCTGTGCCGGGTGAAGCCCAACACCACGGTCAGGCTGCCCATCAAGGCCAGGAACAGGCCGGAAAGCCAGGTGAAGCCTTGGCCGCCGATGTAGCTGACGATCAGGTCGAAGACCAGCCACACCACAATGCTGACGCAGAAAATCAGCTGGCAAAAGCGGCGCGAGACGTCGAATTCGTGCTGGCGGAACTCGGCGCGCAGGGCGGCGGGGGCGACCTGTTGGCGGACGTGGTCTTCGATGGTTTTGAACATCGAGGGCTCCTGCGATAAAGGCTTGGCCTGTGCTGGCCTCATCGCGGATGAATCCGCTCCTACAAGAGCGGATTCATCCGCGATGAGGCCGGCACAGGCAATCAATTCAGGGGCAGCAACCCTCGTGCCCACGGCCGGTACCTCAGGGCAAACACTGCTTCCTCATGGCACCCGCCATGCAATGCCGGCGCCGCAGGCTCCGCCCGGAACGCTTGCCCCGGCGCGCTTACCTGCCGAAACGCCTCGCGTACCACCCCTACTTGGCAAGGCAGCGCCTGCTCATACCCTTGACGCACCAGGGCCGGCAGCCGGCCGGTGCCGGCGCCATCCTGCCACCACACCTTCAGGCCCAGGCCTGCCAACTGTTCCAGCCACCCGGCATTGACCCGCGGAGCCAGCTTGCCGGCACTGAACGCACTGATGTGCAGCGGTTTGTCCAGCTGCCGGTTAAACGCCTGCAACTGGCTATACAGCGCCTGACGGCGGCTGGCATCGCGAAAATGATGGTCGTCCAGCTCCATGGGCAGGTACCAGCCAGCCACGGGTAACTGCCACCCCTCGCGCACCTTCTGGTACTGGCCGAGCGAACGGCCCAATTGCGCCTTCCAGTAATTGCTCAGGCCATCGCTGTCGAGTTCGTCGATGCGGGTGTAGTAAGCCGGGTCCATGTACAACCCCAGCACCAGCTCCAGGCCCTGTGCGTGCGCTTGGCGCAGGCTGTTGGCCAGCCAGCCCTGGGCGCCGCCGAAGTCGCTGTCGCCGTAGGCGCTCCATTGCACGATCAGGGTTTTGCCGCCTTGTGCCACGGTCGCCCGCCATAGCTGTTGCCATTGGACGGGCGTCAGGGCCGCGTCGCGGTTGAGCGGTTGGTAGAACAGGCGCTGGTCCGCCAGGGCCGGCAGGCACAGGGCGAGCATGCAGATTGCCAGTAATTTACGCATCAGAAGCTCATCTCCGCGCCCACCAGCACGCCGTTGGCGCGCTCATACAGGTTGCCCCCCAGCGATTGCTGGTACTCGGCACGCACTTTCAGCGTGCCGCGGTAGGCGTTGTAACGGTCGTCGTCGAACCACCATTGCCAGCGCACGCCGATGCCGGCGCGGGCGTCCTGGCGCCAGTCGTTGCTTGGGTCCTGGCTGGAGAACTCGAGGAAGCCGTAAGGCATGAGGGTTTGCGGTGAGCTGCCCGGCAGCTTCCAGGCATGGCCTTGCTGGTAGCGCGATAACCACGCGTGGTCGCCGGCGCGGGTCCACCAGGCAGCGTCCAGGTACAAAAAACGCTCGTTCCAGTCGTCTTCGTCCACGCGCCAGTCGTTGCGCCAGTCGCCTTGGTCGAGGAACGAGGCGGTGGCCCGCAGCAACAGGTCGTTGCTCGATTCGGCGTGGCTGCGCAAGTCGCCCCAGTTGCTGCCGACCTTGCTTGGGTTAAGCAGCTCGCCCAGGCTCAGGCCGCTGTACTGGTCGTCGTCGATCTGGCGCTGGTGGTAAAGCTCGGCGTACAGGTTGAGGTTGGCCTGGCCAAGGGGTTTGTAACGCAGGCCCACGCCGGTGCCCATGCTTTGGGCGTACTCGTTGCGGCCCTGGCCGCCAAACAATACGCGGCCATACACCGAGAGGGTGCTGCCGTTGCGGCTGGGTTCTTCACCCAGGGCATGGTCCCACATGGCCAACTGCACGTTCTGCGATTGCGCCCGGCGGGTGGTGCCACTGCGCTCGCCGGTGTCGAGAAACTTGTCGTTGGTGGAGGTGCCGGCGGGCGACCAGGTGCTGGCCAGGGTGACGGTGTCGCGCCGCGCCAGCGCCTCGTGGGCGCGGCGCTGGCGGTATTTGCGTGCTTCCAGGCTGCCGTACTCGTCATCGCCGTCGACCAGGTTCTGCTCCACATCGAGCACGCGGCGCAGCTCGCGGCGGGCCGAGGCACTGTCTTCGGCCTCGTCGTAGCGCAGGGCGAGGGTTTCGCCCAGGCGGTAGTCTTCGGGGAAGTCGCGGGTGGCCTGTTGCAGGTAAGGGATCGACTGGCGGCGCTGGGCCTTGTCGGCTGAGCCGGCCAGGCGCGTGCCGTAGTCGGCGCGGTAGCGGGGCTGGTCGGGGGCCAGGCGTACGGCTTCGGCCAGCCAGGCGGTGCTTTGCGCCGTATCCCCGGCCAGTTGCGCGGTGCTGGACGCCGCATAGTAGTGGTCGGCACGCGGCTTGTGCGCCAGGGCCTGACGCTGCATGCCCAAGGCGGCCTGCAGGTCACCCTGTTCTTGCGCGATGGCCGCGCCCAGTGCCCAGTCGTCGGCGCTGGTGTGCGCCGCGGCGTCCCAGTAGCGCCGCGCGGCCTGGGCATCGCCGGCATTCAGCGCGCCGCGGGCGGCGGTCAGCCGGGCGTTGTCGGTCCAGGCGCTGGCGGGCAGGCTGCGCCAGATCGGCAGTGCGGCTTCGGAATCGCCAGCGGCTTCAAGGGCGTAGGCCAAAGGCAGGCGGTCGCCGGGGCCGCCCAGCCGCTCGGCGGCCTGGTAGTAGACCACGGCCTCGCCGGGCTGGTCGGGCATGGCGCAGCGGCCGAGTGCACGGTACTGGCCAGCTTCTACCGGCGTGGCCGGGATGGCCTGGCGCACGCTGTCGCACTGGCCCGCTTCGGCCAGCCGGCCCAGCAACTGGGCGCGGGTATCGGGGTCTACTTTCGGCACGAGGCTGAGTGCGCGCCGTGTGTCCAGCGGGCTGTCGGTGCGGGCGTAGAGGTTGCCCAGGCGCTGCAGCAGCGCGGGCGTCAGGCGCCCATTACGGCGGTCATAGGCCTGTTCCAGCAGCGTGCGGGCATGAGCGTGCTGGCCCTGTTGCACCAACAGGAAGGTGGCTTGCTCAAGGGCGGCCAGGTCACCGCTCTGGCGGTAGCGCTTTTCCCATTCGCTGGCAGTGCGCGGTTGCGGCGGTGGCGCCGGGTCGCCGTACAGGCGCTGCTTGAGGATGGCATGGGCGCGCGAGTCGGCCGTGGCCGGGCAGCCTTTGAACTGCTCGCGGGCGAGGTCCGGGTCGTGGCGCGACAGCCAGTCGACTGTTTCCAGGCAAGGGCGTTGCAGCGCGTTGCTCAGGCGCATGACCAGCGCAGCATCATCCCCTTCACGGGCCAGTTCCCACAGTTGCTGGCGGTGCTCGGGTTGTTGCAGCTGCTCGGCGGGCAGGGCTTGCAGCCAGCGTTGGGCCTGCTGGTTGTGGCCCACGGCGATCGCCCGGTTGGCCATGGCCAGGCGGGCCTGATTGGCGGCTTGCGCCGAGGGGGCGCTGGGCAGCAGTGCGTTCAGGCCTTGTTCGTCGAGTTGCTGCACATAGGCGTTGGCCAGCCGCTGCCAATCCTGGGGCGGCAACTGGCCCTTGGCGGCCAGCGGTTGCAGTTGGTCGATGGTTTCTTTCCAGTTGCGCAGCTGTTCGGCGAAGTTGGCGCGGGCCAGGCGCAGCACTTGCCCGTCATCACGTGGCGGTAGCTGGCTGAGCCAGTCCAGCGCCTTGCCCGCACCGCCGAACTTGGCCAGGCTCAGGCTGTAGGCTTGCCACAGGCGTACCCGCTGCATGCTGTCGGCACTGGCCAGCCAGCTTTCCACCACGCTGGCGGGTGGCGGGTCCTGTTCGATCCAGGTCAGGCGCAGCTCCAGCAGCGCGTTGGCGTGTTCCGGTCCGTCCTCCAGCTGTTCGGCCAGGGCTTGCGCTTCTTTGTAACGGCGCTGGTGGGCCAGGGCTTCGACCAGCAGGGCGCGGGCCTCGTCATTGTTGGGCACGCGGCCCAGTACATGGCGGGTGAGGCGTTCCACCTCGGCCCAGTTGTCCTTTTTGGCTTCGCGGTAGCTGCGCTCCATGAACGGGTAGCTGGTAAAGCGCTGGAAGTCGGTCATGGGCGCGGCCAAGGCCGTGGAGCACAGCAGCAGGCCGGCGAGGCTGAAGGTAAAGCGCGGCGTCATGCCACCTCCCGGGTCAGGTCAAGGGCGGCCTGCTGTTCGCTGGCCTGTTCGGCAAGGGCCTGTTGCAGCACGGCCTCGGTGATGATGCCGCGGGCGATCAGGTGTTCGCCCAGGCTTTGCGTCTCGGGGTCGAAGTCGATCAAGGCCTGGTTGAACAGGGTGACCGGCACCATGCCGCGCACCTGCAGCAGGGCACCAAGCATCACCTGGTGGGTGCTGACCTGTTCGATCAGCTCGGCGTTGTCCTGATGGCGCTCCAGCACGGCGAGCATTTCGCCGGTTTCCGGTTTTTGCCAGGGGCTGGGGTAGTAGTAACGCAGGCCCAGCGTAACCCGGCCTTGGGGGGCGAGGCGGCAGCGTACGGGGCGCTTGAGCTGGCGGCTGATCACACCGAGGGAAACCTGGCTTACCGGGCTTTCGCTGGCCAGGATCAGGGTGTCGCCCTCTTCGTCGACCGGCAGCACCCCATAGTGGGTGGCCAGGCGGCGTGGCAGCTTGGCGATCAGCTGTGGGTCGAGCTTGAACGGGTTCAGCGGTGCCCAGGGCAGGTCGAGCTGTTCGGCCAGGGTCTCTACCAGTTGCTCACTGGTCAGCCAGCCACGCAGCAGCAGTTCGCGGCCCAGACGGCGGCGTACCGGGCTGGTGATGGCCTGCTCCAGCTGGGCCTCGCTGATGTAGCCTTTTTCCACCAGGCGGTGGCCCAGCGGTGTGCGCGCCGCCGTGGCCAGGGCCGGGAATTCGTGGGTGGTCTTGTCCCACGCCACCCGGCGTGAGTCGCCCATTTCCATGACTTGGCGCAGGGCGCGCAGGTTGGCGAAGAAGTTGACGAAGTTGCTCCACATCATGCGCGGCGCCGACAACAACCCTTCGCCAATGCCGTAGTA
The genomic region above belongs to Pseudomonas sp. PSKL.D1 and contains:
- a CDS encoding phage receptor; amino-acid sequence: MTPRFTFSLAGLLLCSTALAAPMTDFQRFTSYPFMERSYREAKKDNWAEVERLTRHVLGRVPNNDEARALLVEALAHQRRYKEAQALAEQLEDGPEHANALLELRLTWIEQDPPPASVVESWLASADSMQRVRLWQAYSLSLAKFGGAGKALDWLSQLPPRDDGQVLRLARANFAEQLRNWKETIDQLQPLAAKGQLPPQDWQRLANAYVQQLDEQGLNALLPSAPSAQAANQARLAMANRAIAVGHNQQAQRWLQALPAEQLQQPEHRQQLWELAREGDDAALVMRLSNALQRPCLETVDWLSRHDPDLAREQFKGCPATADSRAHAILKQRLYGDPAPPPQPRTASEWEKRYRQSGDLAALEQATFLLVQQGQHAHARTLLEQAYDRRNGRLTPALLQRLGNLYARTDSPLDTRRALSLVPKVDPDTRAQLLGRLAEAGQCDSVRQAIPATPVEAGQYRALGRCAMPDQPGEAVVYYQAAERLGGPGDRLPLAYALEAAGDSEAALPIWRSLPASAWTDNARLTAARGALNAGDAQAARRYWDAAAHTSADDWALGAAIAQEQGDLQAALGMQRQALAHKPRADHYYAASSTAQLAGDTAQSTAWLAEAVRLAPDQPRYRADYGTRLAGSADKAQRRQSIPYLQQATRDFPEDYRLGETLALRYDEAEDSASARRELRRVLDVEQNLVDGDDEYGSLEARKYRQRRAHEALARRDTVTLASTWSPAGTSTNDKFLDTGERSGTTRRAQSQNVQLAMWDHALGEEPSRNGSTLSVYGRVLFGGQGRNEYAQSMGTGVGLRYKPLGQANLNLYAELYHQRQIDDDQYSGLSLGELLNPSKVGSNWGDLRSHAESSNDLLLRATASFLDQGDWRNDWRVDEDDWNERFLYLDAAWWTRAGDHAWLSRYQQGHAWKLPGSSPQTLMPYGFLEFSSQDPSNDWRQDARAGIGVRWQWWFDDDRYNAYRGTLKVRAEYQQSLGGNLYERANGVLVGAEMSF